From the genome of Papilio machaon chromosome 9, ilPapMach1.1, whole genome shotgun sequence, one region includes:
- the LOC106709953 gene encoding uncharacterized protein LOC106709953, which produces MMRQRRAFAVAFLLLLQTSAILSDQTSNDNGGGGSNPDTNNAVDPSTDQMAMESAERDTPSHAYNGPPPPVPPQHNRRQNPPHLQPHHALGMPRIPNHHQIHSKPFALGPPVNHLKNDIGSGFRGPPPQQTPPADAQTAASDKVFSGAGDVWPAPAPDMPKIVSLDVKCEKNAMRVFLSFDKPFFGIVFSKGHYSNHQCVHLPPNLGRASASFEIGAHACGTAGSGDPRYRGDVAAAGTYFENVIVIQYDPQVQEVWDQARKLRCTWHDQYEKAVTFRPFPVDMLDVVRADFAGDNVGCWMQIQVGKGPWASEVSGLVKIGQTMTMVLAIKDDDAKFDMLVRDCVAHDGQRAPIQLVDRRGCVTRPKLMSRFTKIKNFGASASVLSYAHFQAFKFPDSMEVHFQCTIQICRYRCPEQCSDGGHNLIAQHVEYGPPQIDSYPVGAEIRRDERRVRRQRRATSPEKEVGVNRVIRVVSAGDLNLDSTEENAAPKIVPTPGLVCMTTPGFAATLGTLLATLICSCAVSAILFFKLRPITSLKKKTAAIATLARPHPPAGPHVISKSRFYS; this is translated from the exons ATGATGCGGCAGAGACGAGCTTTCGCCGTAGCTTTTCTTCTATTACTCCAAACG AGTGCAATCTTAAGTGACCAGACATCGAACGACAACGGCGGAGGAGGTAGCAACCCGGATACCAACAATGCTGTGGACCCGTCTACAGACCAGATGGCGATGGAGTCTGCGGAGCGGGACACGCCAAGCCACGCGTACAACGGTCCTCCGCCACCCGTGCCGCCGCAGCACAACAGGAGGCAGAACCCACCTCATCTGCAGCCGCATCATGCATTAG GGATGCCGAGAATACCAAATCACCATCAAATTCACTCCAAGCCGTTTGCCCTGGGACCGCCAGTCAATCATCTGAAAAACGATATAGGGTCCGGGTTCCGTGGTCCGCCCCCGCAACAGACGCCGCCTGCCGACGCTCAAACTGCCGCCAGCGACAAAGTATTCAGCGGAGCTGGCGATGTTTGGCCAGCCCCTGCGCCTGATATGCCTAAAATAGTATCTCTCGATGTTAAATGTGAAAAGAATGCCATGCGAGTGTTTCTCAGTTTCGATAAACCTTTCTTTGGCATCGTTTTCTCCAAAGGACATTACTCGAACCACCAATGCGTACATCTGCCTCCTAATTTGGGACGGGCTTCTGCTTCTTTCGAAATCGGTGCTCACGCTTGTGGAACCGCTGGGAGCGGAGACCCGAGGTACAGAGGAGATGTTGCTGCGGCCGGTACTTACTTCGAAAATGTAATTGTTATTCAGTACGATCCACAAGTTCAAGAAGTATGGGATCAAGCAAGAAAACTGCGTTGTACTTGGCACGATCAGTACGAGAAAGCTGTTACGTTCAGACCATTCCCTGTTGACATGCTTGACGTTGTGCGAGCTGACTTTGCTGGCGATAACGTCGGTTGCTGGATGCAAATTCAAGTAGGAAAAGGACCTTGGGCGTCGGAAGTATCAGGATTAGTGAAAATCGGACAAACCATGACTATGGTGCTTGCTATTAAAGATGATGACGCTAAATTCGACATGTTAGTGCGTGACTGTGTTGCTCACGATGGTCAGCGCGCGCCTATTCAACTAGTGGATAGACGAGGTTGTGTCACACGTCCAAAATTAATGTCAAGattcacaaaaataaagaatttcgGAGCTAGCGCATCCGTACTTTCTTATGCTCATTTCCAAGCTTTCAAGTTCCCCGATTCAATGGAAGTCCACTTCCAATGTACGATTCAGATTTGTAGATATCGATGCCCGGAGCAATGTTCCGATGGAGGTCACAACTTAATAGCTCAACACGTAGAATACGGTCCCCCACAGATTGACTCATATCCTGTTGGTGCTGAGATAAGGAGAGATGAACGTAGAGTTAGGAGGCAACGTCGTGCTACATCTCCAGAAAAAGAAGTCGGCGTAAACAGAGTTATTCGTGTGGTGTCTGCGGGTGACTTAAATTTGGATTCGACTGAAGAAAACGCAGCACCTAAAATTGTTCCGACGCCCGGTCTCGTTTGCATGACTACTCCTGGTTTTGCGGCGACACTTGGAACTCTACTTGCTACTCTCATTTGTTCGTGTGCAGTGTCTGCaattttgttctttaaatTGCGGCCTATAACCAGTCTAAAGAAGAAAACAGCAGCTATCGCGACGTTAGCCCGACCACACCCACCCGCAGGACCACACGTAATCTCAAAGAGTCGGTTCTATTCGTAA